The DNA region CATGTGCTTAGAAGTTCATGCCGAAGCTGAGCGCTACAAAATCCCGGTCGTCCACCGTGGTGTACTTGCCGTCGAAGAAATTGGTGTAGGAAAGGTTCGCGGTGTAGGTGTTCTGGTACTCGGCATCAAGCCCCAGACTGACCGCCTTGCGCCCCTCTTCGAAGTTGCCGCCCGGGCCGGGTGAGTAGCCTTTGACGTCATGCGACCAGGCCACACTCGGCCTGAGGTTGATCCCGGCAAACACGCTGTTGTAGTCCCAGATGGCGCGACCGCGATAACCCCACGAGTTGGCCGTGGTAAAGCCGTCGTCTTCGCAATAGCGAGTCAGGTTGTTCTGCTCTGCGCCAGTCAGCGTGCCGGCGTTGAGGGTCGCGCACTGGCCACCAGGCAGCGGACCCGGACCATAGACCGGGTCGCGGCCATAGCGGATTTTCGACGTGCTTTCGAGACCACCGACGTGGGTCCAGCCCACCTCGCCCACCAGGGTCAGACGCTCTGCGCCCATGACCTGATCGAAAAACTGGGTGAACGTGGTTTGCAGCTGGGTGATTTCCTTGCGGCGATAACCCGGCTGGTCGGTGTTCGGCCGTCCGCTCAGCAGCGACACGTTGGGGTTGAGCGGCGAAATGCCCGAATACAGGATGTCAGTGGTGTTGACTTGAACCGGCGCGTTGGGACGGTAGCTGATCTCGCCGCTCCAGGCGGTGCCGGTGGGCAAGGTGGTCGAGAAGCTCAGACCGTACAGACGGATGTCTTCGGGGTATTCGACGTAGTAACTGGAGTTGCCCGCCACCACGACCGGAAGCAGCGTTGGCGCAAGTCGTGTAGCGGTGGCGACCGGAATCCCGTTGCGAACCAGCGATCCCACCAGCCCTTGCGGACTGAACGATGCAGCCGAACCACCGCGGCCGCTGAAAATCGGCGCGCGGCTGTGGTAGTTCATCATGTAGGCGCCGAACTCGGTGTCCAGCGGCTCGTAGTTGTAACGCATGGCGAAGCCGAACTGGCCGCTGTCACGCGCATCGCGATCACCGCCACGACGTACCACCGCGCCCTCATCCGGGTTGCCGAACACCACGCCCTGCTGCGACAGCGAGTTGAAAACCGCCCCGCGCGCACCTGCCGGCAGACCGGCGGCGGCCAGCGAACTGTTCAGGCCGCTGCGGCTGCGCAATACCGCGAGGTTGCTGTTGCAGCCATCCGCGATCACGTCCGGCTGCGAAAAGAAGGTGCCGCAGTTATCGACAACGGTCTGGTCCCATTCGAGCTGGTAGAAACCCTCGGCAGACAGGTTGTCGGTCAGGTTCTGCGACACGTAGAACATGTTGACCGGAATCAGGCCTTCCTTGATTTCCGAACCTGGACGCCGGAAGGCCGAGACATCGACCGGGTTGACGCTGTTGATACCGCCCTGGATGAAGGTACTTTCGCCCCAACTGATGACCTGCTTGCCGAAGCGCACTGCGCCCGGCTGATCAGCGATCGAGTAGTTGTGATAGACGAAGGCGTCGAGCAACTGGAACCCGGACGACTTGGCGCCCTCTTTGCGACCCGAGTCGCTGATGTCCTTGAACTCGCGGTTTTCATCCTTGAGTTCGAAGTCGTACCAGTATTTGCCACGCAAAAACACACCGGTGTCGCCGTATTTCAGCTCCAGATCATGAATGCCCTTGAATATCTTCGAAAACGTCTCCCCACGCTTGAAGTTCAAGTGACCGTCATCGGACGTCTGCGAAAGCCCCCGCCCGCCATTGTTGGCGCCGATCAGGTTCTTGTTGGGGCTGG from Pseudomonas syringae includes:
- a CDS encoding DUF1302 domain-containing protein, coding for MTTTTLFWRRAKLPLAVSLASSLAGPAFGVTFNVGEIEGSFDSSLSVGASWSTASPNKNLIGANNGGRGLSQTSDDGHLNFKRGETFSKIFKGIHDLELKYGDTGVFLRGKYWYDFELKDENREFKDISDSGRKEGAKSSGFQLLDAFVYHNYSIADQPGAVRFGKQVISWGESTFIQGGINSVNPVDVSAFRRPGSEIKEGLIPVNMFYVSQNLTDNLSAEGFYQLEWDQTVVDNCGTFFSQPDVIADGCNSNLAVLRSRSGLNSSLAAAGLPAGARGAVFNSLSQQGVVFGNPDEGAVVRRGGDRDARDSGQFGFAMRYNYEPLDTEFGAYMMNYHSRAPIFSGRGGSAASFSPQGLVGSLVRNGIPVATATRLAPTLLPVVVAGNSSYYVEYPEDIRLYGLSFSTTLPTGTAWSGEISYRPNAPVQVNTTDILYSGISPLNPNVSLLSGRPNTDQPGYRRKEITQLQTTFTQFFDQVMGAERLTLVGEVGWTHVGGLESTSKIRYGRDPVYGPGPLPGGQCATLNAGTLTGAEQNNLTRYCEDDGFTTANSWGYRGRAIWDYNSVFAGINLRPSVAWSHDVKGYSPGPGGNFEEGRKAVSLGLDAEYQNTYTANLSYTNFFDGKYTTVDDRDFVALSFGMNF